A section of the Chloroflexota bacterium genome encodes:
- a CDS encoding aryldialkylphosphatase, with protein MNDESIAGKVQTVRGLIEPEELGVTLAHEHLLVDLSPTYTPPTEPGEREFWEQPVSIETIGRIRHHFMPNRDNVILGDVPTAIDEINLYRQNGGGSLVEATSVGIARDPRGLAEISRATGVNVVMGSSYYVDSAHPPDMDHRRESAIREEIVRDVYQGAQETAIRSGIIGEVGCSWPLTKNERKVLRASAGAQRITGAALLIHPGRDEAAPLEIMAVLEEAGADLGRTVMGHLDRTVFRRDTLARIAESGCYLEWDLFGREESHYPFNPAIHMPSDAKRMDDIAWAASQGHGRKIVVSHDICSKFRLQRYGGHGYYYLLSQIAPRMRARGFSSELVDDIFVNNPRDILTFVDPRS; from the coding sequence ATGAACGACGAGTCGATTGCCGGCAAGGTGCAGACGGTTCGCGGCCTAATCGAACCCGAAGAACTCGGCGTAACCCTGGCGCACGAACACCTACTGGTCGACCTGTCTCCAACATACACCCCGCCCACCGAACCCGGCGAACGCGAATTCTGGGAGCAACCGGTTTCGATCGAGACCATCGGACGCATCCGGCACCACTTCATGCCCAACCGAGACAACGTGATCCTGGGGGACGTTCCCACCGCCATCGATGAAATCAACCTTTACCGGCAAAACGGTGGCGGGTCGCTGGTCGAAGCCACCAGCGTCGGCATCGCGCGCGACCCGCGCGGACTGGCCGAAATCTCGCGGGCAACCGGAGTAAACGTTGTCATGGGGTCGTCGTACTACGTTGACTCCGCCCATCCTCCCGACATGGATCACCGCCGCGAATCGGCCATCCGGGAAGAAATTGTGCGCGACGTTTACCAAGGTGCGCAGGAAACCGCCATCCGCTCCGGCATCATCGGTGAGGTAGGTTGCTCGTGGCCGCTGACTAAAAACGAACGCAAAGTGCTGCGCGCTTCCGCCGGCGCCCAGCGGATCACCGGGGCCGCGCTGCTGATCCACCCCGGCAGGGACGAGGCCGCGCCGCTGGAAATCATGGCGGTGCTGGAGGAAGCGGGCGCCGATCTGGGACGGACCGTGATGGGTCACCTGGACCGCACCGTGTTCCGGCGCGATACTCTGGCCCGGATCGCCGAGTCCGGGTGCTATCTGGAATGGGACCTGTTCGGCCGGGAGGAGTCGCACTACCCGTTCAACCCCGCCATACACATGCCGAGCGACGCCAAGCGGATGGACGACATCGCCTGGGCGGCGTCGCAGGGTCACGGCCGCAAAATCGTGGTTTCCCACGACATCTGCTCGAAATTCCGGCTCCAGCGGTACGGCGGTCACGGGTACTACTACTTGCTGAGCCAGATTGCCCCGCGGATGAGGGCGCGCGGATTCTCGTCCGAACTCGTGGACGACATCTTCGTAAACAACCCGCGCGACATACTCACCTTCGTCGATCCGCGGTCCTGA
- a CDS encoding homocysteine S-methyltransferase family protein, which translates to MSRVTVMDGGMGAELVRRGAISESEDGLWSAQALIDAPEAVVAAHRDFIAAGAGMIITNSYACVPGWLAKAGIADRYAELAAEAGRLARKAADEADAEVQVAGGLPPLSLSYQAELVPDAAEAGPIYESLARALEPFVDLYICETMSSIRESVTAVAAAQLVAADRGLPVFVAWTLDERPGFGLRSGESVREAWAALAEIGTDGFLFNCTHPDAIESAIVEMASLTDKPTGGYPNRFDVPHDWAGENARLRHRADFGTEQFVAAGLRWVGHGATVVGGCCRITPADIAAFSDRLGRN; encoded by the coding sequence ATGTCTAGGGTGACCGTCATGGACGGCGGCATGGGAGCCGAACTGGTCCGGCGCGGCGCGATCAGCGAAAGCGAAGACGGACTCTGGTCCGCGCAGGCGTTGATCGACGCGCCGGAAGCAGTAGTTGCCGCGCACCGCGATTTCATCGCTGCCGGGGCGGGGATGATCATCACCAATAGCTACGCCTGCGTTCCCGGCTGGCTGGCTAAGGCGGGGATAGCCGACCGCTATGCTGAGCTGGCCGCCGAAGCGGGTCGGCTTGCCCGCAAAGCTGCCGACGAAGCCGACGCGGAAGTGCAGGTGGCCGGAGGCCTGCCCCCGCTGTCGCTGAGTTATCAGGCCGAATTGGTTCCCGATGCCGCCGAGGCCGGGCCGATTTACGAAAGTCTCGCCCGCGCGCTGGAGCCATTCGTCGATTTGTACATTTGTGAGACGATGTCCAGCATCCGTGAATCCGTCACCGCCGTTGCGGCCGCCCAGTTGGTCGCGGCGGATCGCGGGCTTCCGGTCTTCGTCGCCTGGACATTGGACGAACGGCCCGGTTTCGGGCTGCGCAGCGGCGAGAGCGTGAGAGAGGCCTGGGCCGCCCTTGCCGAAATTGGTACCGACGGATTCCTCTTCAACTGCACGCATCCGGACGCGATTGAATCGGCGATCGTAGAGATGGCTTCCCTGACCGACAAGCCGACCGGGGGCTACCCCAATCGATTCGACGTCCCGCACGACTGGGCCGGGGAGAATGCCCGGCTGCGCCATCGAGCCGATTTCGGTACCGAACAGTTCGTCGCCGCCGGCCTTCGCTGGGTCGGGCACGGCGCCACGGTGGTTGGCGGTTGCTGCAGGATCACGCCCGCCGATATAGCCGCGTTTTCAGACCGACTTGGCCGGAACTAG
- a CDS encoding VOC family protein, whose product MDSKIHTCLWFDGDAVEAARFYTSLFPDSDLISISPISSGPASGQALVEFVIAGRRFTAVDGGPMYQHSPAISFVINCESQVEIDRYWKELTNGGIGQPCGWLRDRFGVSWQVVPDCLGELMGRNPEGVTEVLLGMEKIEVAPLRAAAGLSE is encoded by the coding sequence CTGGATTCAAAAATCCACACCTGCCTCTGGTTCGACGGCGATGCCGTGGAGGCGGCCCGCTTTTACACCTCGCTTTTTCCGGATTCGGACCTGATTTCCATTTCACCTATATCGTCCGGGCCAGCCTCCGGGCAAGCGCTGGTTGAATTTGTGATCGCGGGACGGCGATTTACCGCCGTGGACGGCGGCCCGATGTACCAGCACAGTCCGGCGATCTCCTTCGTGATCAACTGCGAATCGCAAGTCGAGATCGACCGGTATTGGAAGGAACTGACCAACGGCGGAATCGGCCAACCCTGCGGATGGCTGCGCGACCGGTTCGGGGTTTCCTGGCAGGTCGTGCCGGACTGCCTCGGGGAGCTGATGGGAAGAAACCCCGAGGGCGTCACCGAGGTCTTGCTCGGAATGGAAAAAATCGAAGTCGCGCCGCTGCGGGCGGCGGCCGGATTGTCGGAGTGA
- the ggt gene encoding gamma-glutamyltransferase — protein MTRNSPHGQVSESHRPVVMGRRGMVCAGHPLAAEAGVRILRQGGNAVDAAIAVAASLNVVEPMMSGIGGDGFIMVYSKAEGRVRVVNATGPAGQEATRERYARDGIPQKGALSVSVPALLHGWLDAHEAIGRLSLGAVLAPAIELAAEGFPVSHYLAGEIAADPLLCQFPTSRAVFADAGEPLRPGQILRQSDLAKTLAAIAEDGRAVFYEGSVGERMVSFIQEQGGLLTMRDLAACSARWQDPIWTSYRGHRVCEAPPNSSGHVLLQELAMLDQFDLEPHRWDSAESIHLMVEAKKLAFVDREAFLADPDYVEVPIEGLISREYARFRAGLIDRQAAAGEVAPGDPWAYQDAGITRRRPRLAGGMPDGEDTTCFVVVDSEGNAVSQLQSLQSAWGSSLIAGDTGILLNNRMTYWHLDPDHVDCLAPGKRVRHTMNPVMVFAPSDDGAKRLRLVLGTPGADTQVQANLQVISHVLDFGMSVAEAVEAPRWKDNQSPLESAIPHECDDELLIEARFPEDTVRGLSSLGHRVRVLESWAGVTGREMMIEIDQASGALMGAADPRFDGYAMGR, from the coding sequence TTGACCCGCAATAGCCCCCACGGACAAGTGTCCGAGTCGCACCGGCCGGTGGTGATGGGCCGCCGGGGCATGGTCTGTGCCGGTCACCCGCTCGCCGCCGAGGCGGGGGTCAGGATCCTGCGACAGGGGGGCAATGCGGTCGACGCGGCGATTGCAGTGGCGGCTTCCTTAAACGTGGTTGAGCCAATGATGTCGGGGATCGGCGGCGACGGCTTCATCATGGTTTATTCGAAGGCCGAGGGGCGTGTGCGGGTGGTGAACGCGACCGGTCCGGCCGGCCAGGAGGCCACCCGCGAACGCTACGCCCGCGACGGAATACCGCAGAAAGGAGCGCTCTCGGTCTCGGTCCCGGCCCTGCTCCACGGCTGGCTGGATGCGCATGAAGCGATCGGCCGACTTTCGCTCGGCGCGGTGCTGGCGCCGGCGATCGAGCTGGCCGCCGAAGGGTTTCCGGTCAGTCACTATCTGGCCGGCGAGATCGCCGCCGACCCACTGCTGTGCCAATTCCCGACTTCGCGGGCGGTCTTCGCCGACGCCGGCGAACCGCTGCGTCCCGGCCAGATCCTGCGCCAGAGCGACCTGGCAAAAACCCTGGCAGCCATCGCCGAAGACGGGCGCGCTGTTTTCTATGAAGGCTCCGTCGGCGAACGGATGGTGAGCTTCATCCAGGAACAGGGCGGACTGCTGACGATGCGCGACCTGGCCGCCTGCAGCGCGCGCTGGCAGGACCCAATCTGGACCAGTTACCGCGGCCACCGCGTCTGCGAGGCGCCGCCGAATTCCAGCGGCCACGTCCTCCTGCAGGAACTGGCGATGCTGGACCAGTTCGATCTCGAGCCCCATCGCTGGGACTCAGCCGAATCGATCCACCTCATGGTGGAGGCCAAGAAGCTTGCGTTCGTGGACCGCGAGGCGTTCCTGGCCGATCCGGACTACGTCGAGGTCCCGATCGAAGGCCTGATTTCCCGCGAATACGCACGTTTTCGGGCCGGCTTGATAGACCGGCAGGCGGCCGCGGGCGAAGTTGCGCCAGGCGACCCATGGGCGTACCAGGACGCCGGAATCACCCGGCGGCGCCCCAGGCTCGCCGGCGGGATGCCCGACGGCGAGGACACGACCTGTTTCGTGGTGGTCGATTCGGAAGGAAATGCGGTTTCCCAGCTGCAGAGCCTGCAGAGCGCCTGGGGGTCGAGCCTCATCGCCGGCGACACCGGAATCCTGCTCAACAACCGAATGACGTACTGGCACCTGGACCCCGACCACGTCGACTGCCTGGCGCCGGGCAAGCGCGTCCGTCACACCATGAACCCGGTGATGGTGTTCGCGCCGTCCGATGACGGCGCGAAGCGCCTGCGTCTGGTGCTGGGGACCCCGGGTGCCGATACCCAGGTGCAGGCCAATTTGCAGGTGATCAGCCATGTGCTCGATTTCGGCATGAGCGTGGCCGAGGCGGTGGAAGCGCCACGCTGGAAGGACAATCAGAGCCCGCTGGAATCGGCGATTCCGCATGAATGCGACGACGAACTCCTGATCGAGGCCCGCTTCCCTGAGGACACGGTCCGGGGCCTGTCGTCGCTCGGCCACCGGGTCAGGGTGCTGGAGTCCTGGGCCGGGGTAACCGGACGCGAGATGATGATCGAGATCGACCAGGCCTCGGGGGCGCTGATGGGCGCCGCCGATCCGCGCTTCGACGGCTACGCGATGGGCCGGTGA
- a CDS encoding alpha/beta hydrolase, with the protein MDVKPIDISARLDAEHRAVFDALPREPRDWTDIPAVRAKFVADRNALPQPPLPPSVEISDRRVPGPAGAPDPRLRLYVPRTGMQPAALYWIHGGGTVIGDLEMNDHYCANIADQLGILVTSIEYRLAPEHPYPAGLEDCYAGLAWVFANVVELGLDNARIAVGGGSAGGLLAAALALLARDRGRLRPCFQLLVYPMLDDRNSTRSANAVTDPRVWDRASSLAAWDAYLEGEAGTANVPAHAAPARATDLAGLPPAYINVGDLDLFLDEDVAYAQALGAAGVPVELHVYPGAYHGSPGAVPAAQLSRRWITDELAALERALQLGEPKTTS; encoded by the coding sequence ATGGACGTTAAGCCGATCGATATCAGCGCCCGCCTCGACGCGGAGCACCGCGCCGTGTTCGATGCGCTGCCGCGCGAACCGCGCGACTGGACCGACATCCCGGCGGTGCGCGCCAAATTCGTAGCCGACCGCAATGCGCTGCCGCAACCTCCCTTGCCGCCGTCGGTCGAGATATCCGATCGCCGGGTACCGGGTCCCGCCGGAGCGCCGGATCCGCGCCTGCGCCTTTATGTCCCCCGGACGGGAATGCAACCGGCGGCGCTCTACTGGATCCACGGCGGCGGAACGGTGATCGGCGATCTGGAGATGAACGACCATTACTGCGCCAACATCGCCGATCAGCTGGGCATCCTGGTCACCTCAATCGAATACCGACTGGCACCGGAACATCCTTACCCGGCCGGTCTGGAGGACTGCTACGCGGGACTCGCGTGGGTGTTTGCCAACGTTGTCGAGCTGGGCCTGGACAACGCACGCATCGCCGTCGGCGGCGGCAGCGCCGGGGGTCTGCTGGCGGCCGCCTTGGCGCTCCTGGCGCGCGACCGCGGCCGGCTGAGGCCCTGCTTCCAATTGCTGGTCTACCCGATGCTCGACGATCGCAACTCAACCCGCAGCGCGAACGCGGTCACCGATCCGCGGGTGTGGGACCGGGCCTCGAGCCTTGCCGCCTGGGACGCCTATCTGGAAGGCGAGGCCGGAACCGCGAACGTTCCCGCGCACGCCGCACCGGCCCGCGCAACGGACCTCGCCGGCCTGCCGCCGGCCTACATCAACGTCGGCGACCTGGACCTTTTCCTGGACGAGGACGTAGCCTACGCCCAGGCACTGGGCGCGGCCGGCGTGCCGGTGGAGTTGCACGTCTACCCCGGGGCCTATCACGGATCACCCGGCGCGGTCCCTGCCGCCCAGCTTTCGCGCCGTTGGATTACCGACGAACTAGCCGCGCTGGAGCGCGCCTTGCAGCTGGGCGAACCGAAGACTACCAGCTGA
- a CDS encoding alpha/beta hydrolase fold domain-containing protein — protein sequence MDIDVIDISSRLDEEHRRVFDSLPLTARDWSDIPALRDWTAAQRAKLPAAPMPAAVDVSTRFVPGPSNGPDVELRAYRPHDLPERAAAVYWIHGGGTVLGQADMNDPYCANMAAALNVLVTSVEYRRAPEHPFPIPLEDCYAGFKWLALTGSEFDVDRDRIAVAGISAGGLLSAALSLLARDRGEFLPCLQLLNAPMLDDRAETRSSHAVLDPRTWDRDSNLAAWNAYLEGNAGGAEISPYAAPARATELAGLPPAYVNVGDLDGLLDEDVAYARAMSHAGVPVELHVYPGAYHGSAISIPDAALSRRWIADELAALGRALGV from the coding sequence GTGGATATAGACGTCATCGACATAAGCTCGCGTCTCGACGAGGAGCACCGGCGCGTATTCGATTCGCTGCCGTTGACCGCGCGCGACTGGTCCGACATCCCGGCGCTGCGCGACTGGACGGCGGCCCAGCGGGCGAAATTGCCGGCCGCGCCGATGCCGGCCGCCGTGGACGTCTCCACCCGATTTGTCCCCGGTCCGTCCAACGGGCCCGACGTCGAGCTTCGCGCCTACCGCCCGCACGACCTGCCCGAACGGGCGGCGGCGGTCTACTGGATCCACGGCGGCGGAACGGTCCTGGGCCAGGCCGACATGAACGATCCATATTGCGCCAACATGGCGGCCGCTCTCAACGTGCTGGTTACTTCGGTCGAGTACCGCCGCGCCCCCGAGCACCCGTTTCCGATCCCGCTGGAGGACTGCTACGCGGGATTCAAGTGGCTGGCCCTGACCGGCTCCGAGTTCGATGTCGACCGCGATCGCATAGCGGTGGCCGGCATCAGCGCCGGCGGCCTGCTTTCGGCAGCGCTTTCCCTCCTGGCCCGCGACCGCGGCGAATTTCTCCCCTGTCTGCAGTTGCTGAACGCGCCGATGCTCGACGACCGCGCCGAAACCCGCAGCAGCCACGCTGTCCTCGACCCGCGAACCTGGGACCGAGACTCGAACCTGGCCGCCTGGAATGCCTACCTGGAGGGCAACGCCGGCGGCGCCGAGATCTCTCCATACGCCGCCCCGGCGCGGGCCACCGAACTGGCCGGGCTGCCGCCGGCCTACGTAAACGTCGGCGATCTCGACGGGCTGCTAGACGAAGATGTCGCCTACGCCCGGGCGATGTCGCACGCCGGCGTCCCGGTCGAGCTGCACGTCTACCCGGGCGCGTACCACGGCTCGGCGATAAGCATTCCGGACGCCGCCCTCTCACGGCGCTGGATCGCCGACGAGCTGGCGGCCCTGGGCCGGGCGCTCGGGGTCTAG
- a CDS encoding mandelate racemase/muconate lactonizing enzyme family protein — protein MKITKVETLYLRLPAVNPRTDSGQDALIVRVETDAGIHGIGEVDSAPMAVKGLIEGPYSHPLICGLGELLVGEDPLRTEFLWQKMYRQNIYAARRGVGIHAMSGIDIALWDIKGKALGLPVWKLLGGGFHDRIRAYASALFGLTPAETRSRAERFRDRGFDAVKFGWEPMGQSRETDIALVREARAGLGDDADLMIDAGMVWDAKTAIQRARRFADYDIYWLEEPLHPDDYEGYARLSAATDLPIAAGEEESERRSFIELMDKGKIDIVQIDLTRCGGFTEAVKIASLAADRGLRCVNHGFTTYINVAAALHFLNSIPNSFITEFVVEEGTTLRDQITRQRLSAVDGMLAVPQEPGLGIDLDPDGVEKFRVA, from the coding sequence GTGAAGATCACCAAGGTTGAGACGCTTTACCTGCGTCTTCCGGCGGTAAATCCGCGGACCGACAGCGGTCAGGACGCCCTGATCGTTCGGGTCGAGACCGACGCCGGAATACACGGGATCGGCGAGGTTGATTCGGCGCCGATGGCGGTCAAGGGACTGATCGAGGGACCCTATTCCCATCCGCTGATCTGCGGCCTCGGGGAATTGCTTGTCGGCGAGGATCCGCTGCGGACCGAATTCCTCTGGCAGAAGATGTACCGCCAGAACATCTATGCCGCGCGCCGCGGGGTCGGCATCCACGCCATGAGCGGAATCGACATCGCCCTCTGGGACATCAAGGGCAAGGCGCTGGGGCTGCCGGTCTGGAAGCTGCTGGGCGGGGGATTTCACGACCGAATCCGCGCCTACGCGAGTGCTCTTTTCGGATTGACCCCGGCCGAGACGCGGAGCCGCGCCGAGCGGTTCCGCGACCGCGGTTTCGACGCCGTCAAGTTCGGCTGGGAGCCGATGGGGCAGAGCCGGGAAACCGACATCGCGCTGGTGCGCGAGGCCCGCGCCGGTCTGGGTGACGACGCCGACCTGATGATCGACGCCGGCATGGTCTGGGACGCCAAGACCGCCATTCAGAGGGCTCGCCGGTTTGCCGATTACGACATCTACTGGCTGGAGGAGCCCCTGCACCCGGACGATTACGAAGGGTACGCGCGGCTTAGCGCGGCCACCGACCTGCCGATCGCGGCCGGCGAAGAAGAGAGTGAGCGCCGTTCGTTTATCGAACTGATGGACAAGGGCAAGATCGACATCGTGCAGATCGATCTGACCCGCTGCGGCGGTTTCACCGAAGCCGTAAAGATCGCCAGCCTGGCCGCCGATCGCGGGCTGCGTTGCGTCAATCACGGATTCACCACCTACATCAACGTCGCCGCCGCGTTGCACTTTCTCAATTCGATCCCCAATTCGTTCATAACTGAATTCGTCGTCGAAGAGGGTACGACCCTGCGCGATCAAATCACCCGCCAGCGCCTGAGCGCGGTCGACGGGATGCTGGCGGTGCCCCAGGAACCCGGACTGGGGATCGACCTCGACCCCGACGGCGTCGAAAAGTTCCGCGTCGCCTGA
- a CDS encoding alanine-phosphoribitol ligase codes for MRYTHVIVGAGAAGCVVANRLSQDPGNNVALLEAGPPDSNPLIHIPAGVTRLAAPEFDWGFSSAPQPQLNDRRLWYPQGRTLGGSTSVNAMIYVRGQPRDYDLWQSLGNPGWGYADVLPWFRRSERHARLSDGYHGTEGELGVARQTTYNPLTRAFVEAGQELGLAQNEDVNGSVQDGVTLYDQTRRNGRRESAATAFLHPVDRRENLTVHTRALATRILVEGGCAVGVEYRQLGRRKTINAECEVIVSGGTINSPRLLLLSGIGPADELSDLGIEVVHDLPGVGKNFQDHMDVFIAAETRPVSYSRRNRVHNRLRHMLRYKLFGTGPMAAAIAEAGAFVRSDDSVAGPDIQIHCLPSFVVVKDGPMLLDGHGMSLFILNTRPRSRGSLTLNSPDPDDPPRIDPNFCSDPQGHDLRIAVEGIKWGRRFLATRALSGLVREERVPGAAVADDDQIREYIRGWAKTGHHPVGSCAMGNGEMAVVDNQLRIRGLDRLRVIDASVMPRLVSGNTQAPTYMIGERGAAIIQAGKLV; via the coding sequence GTGCGTTACACGCACGTAATCGTGGGCGCCGGGGCGGCCGGCTGCGTGGTGGCCAACCGATTGAGCCAGGACCCGGGCAACAACGTCGCCCTGCTCGAAGCCGGGCCGCCGGATTCGAACCCGCTCATACACATTCCGGCCGGCGTGACCCGATTGGCCGCCCCGGAGTTCGACTGGGGATTCAGTAGCGCCCCGCAGCCGCAGCTAAACGACCGCCGGCTCTGGTACCCGCAGGGTCGGACGCTGGGCGGATCAACCTCGGTGAACGCGATGATCTACGTTCGCGGACAACCCCGCGACTACGACCTATGGCAATCGCTCGGCAATCCCGGCTGGGGATACGCCGACGTCCTTCCCTGGTTCCGCCGTTCGGAGCGGCACGCGCGCTTGAGCGACGGGTACCACGGAACCGAGGGCGAGTTGGGCGTGGCCCGGCAGACCACCTACAACCCGCTTACGAGGGCGTTCGTCGAGGCCGGCCAGGAGCTAGGCCTCGCCCAAAACGAAGACGTGAACGGGTCCGTTCAGGACGGAGTCACGCTCTACGATCAGACGCGCCGGAACGGGCGTCGCGAAAGCGCCGCCACCGCCTTTCTGCATCCGGTAGACCGGCGCGAAAACCTCACCGTCCACACCCGCGCCCTGGCAACCCGGATCCTGGTCGAGGGCGGTTGCGCGGTCGGCGTTGAGTACCGTCAACTGGGCCGGCGCAAAACCATAAATGCCGAATGCGAAGTCATCGTCAGCGGCGGAACGATCAATTCGCCGCGGCTCCTCCTGCTCTCCGGAATCGGACCCGCCGACGAGTTATCAGATCTCGGCATCGAGGTCGTGCACGACCTGCCCGGCGTGGGCAAGAACTTCCAGGACCATATGGACGTATTCATCGCCGCCGAGACCCGGCCGGTCTCCTACTCCCGCCGAAACCGGGTCCACAACCGCCTTCGCCACATGCTCCGGTACAAGCTCTTCGGTACCGGTCCGATGGCCGCGGCGATTGCCGAGGCCGGCGCATTCGTCCGTTCGGACGATTCAGTCGCAGGGCCCGACATCCAGATCCACTGCCTGCCATCGTTCGTGGTGGTCAAGGACGGCCCGATGCTGCTCGACGGGCACGGGATGAGTCTGTTTATCCTCAACACCCGACCCCGCAGCAGGGGTTCATTGACCCTCAATTCGCCCGACCCCGACGATCCCCCGCGGATAGATCCAAACTTCTGTTCGGATCCGCAGGGGCATGACCTGAGGATCGCGGTCGAGGGGATCAAATGGGGCCGCCGGTTCCTTGCGACCCGCGCGCTGTCGGGTTTAGTCCGCGAGGAACGCGTGCCGGGGGCGGCGGTCGCCGACGACGACCAGATCCGGGAATACATCCGCGGTTGGGCAAAAACCGGCCATCATCCGGTGGGGTCCTGCGCAATGGGCAACGGCGAGATGGCGGTCGTTGACAACCAGCTGCGGATTCGCGGCCTGGACCGCCTGCGGGTGATCGACGCATCGGTGATGCCGCGTCTTGTCAGCGGCAACACGCAGGCACCGACTTACATGATCGGTGAACGCGGCGCCGCAATCATCCAGGCCGGCAAGCTGGTTTGA
- a CDS encoding SDR family oxidoreductase — MDFGLTGRNALVAGGGRGIGKAIARALAGEGCDVAIAARTSSQVEDSAREISGQTGATVIPMVMDALSTEQVNRTVDAAAERLGGLHILVNSASHPGGAADAIGYIETVNEESLLSDFDVKYVGALRLSRAAIPYLKNAGWGRIINISGGNARNAGNLSGGARNVALVHQTKTLSIDLGPHGITVNCIHPGATRTERTPGMQAAQSRDLGISPEELERRQFAPGAASGNAVGRMIEADEVGYLAAFLASDKAAAITGEVISAGGGIGSAVFY, encoded by the coding sequence ATGGATTTTGGACTAACTGGTCGAAATGCCCTGGTGGCCGGCGGCGGGCGCGGCATCGGCAAGGCGATCGCGCGCGCGCTGGCCGGCGAGGGATGCGACGTGGCGATCGCGGCCCGCACCAGCAGTCAGGTGGAGGACTCGGCGCGCGAGATTTCGGGGCAAACCGGGGCAACGGTGATTCCCATGGTCATGGATGCCCTCAGCACCGAGCAGGTGAACCGAACCGTCGACGCGGCCGCCGAGCGCCTGGGCGGACTGCATATCTTGGTAAACAGCGCGTCGCACCCCGGCGGGGCGGCCGACGCGATCGGTTACATCGAAACCGTGAACGAGGAATCCCTGCTCAGCGACTTCGACGTCAAGTACGTCGGGGCCCTCCGGCTGAGCCGGGCCGCGATCCCGTATCTGAAAAACGCCGGCTGGGGACGCATCATCAACATCTCCGGAGGGAACGCGCGGAATGCCGGCAATCTCAGCGGAGGGGCGCGCAATGTCGCTCTCGTTCACCAGACGAAGACCTTGTCAATCGACCTGGGCCCACACGGCATAACCGTCAACTGCATCCATCCCGGCGCAACTCGCACCGAGCGAACGCCCGGGATGCAGGCCGCCCAGTCCCGCGATCTTGGTATTTCGCCGGAGGAATTGGAACGGCGCCAGTTCGCCCCGGGCGCCGCGTCAGGCAACGCCGTCGGCCGGATGATCGAAGCCGACGAAGTGGGCTATCTTGCCGCGTTCCTGGCCTCGGACAAGGCCGCGGCGATTACCGGGGAGGTCATTTCGGCCGGCGGGGGCATCGGGAGCGCGGTCTTCTACTAG
- a CDS encoding sugar ABC transporter permease, protein MMQTADTYKSPWLAELRRRLGLTYRGGATSYLFVLPSILFISVFVIVPIIGAFYYSFNDYDLLTAPEFEGLKNYRLLGKEPRLFPAIRNTVFFAFGTVPAGVITSLLLAVLVNRAIRGIYFFRAMFYMPVVSSFVSVSLIWLWMYEPQFGLANEFLKAVDLPTSKWLRGPETALLAIIIMSIWKNMGLNMVIYLAGLQGIPPHLYEAAEIDGAGRISKLFRITIPLLAPTTYFVVIVYFIGALQMFVQVFIMACQDATAGCGGPVDSTVTIVLLIYEEAFTNLRMGFAAALSFLLFVVIGIITLINSKLLEYEISY, encoded by the coding sequence ATGATGCAGACTGCAGATACCTACAAAAGTCCCTGGCTGGCAGAATTGCGCCGCCGCTTGGGCCTTACCTATCGCGGCGGGGCCACTTCCTACCTATTCGTCCTGCCGTCGATCCTGTTCATCAGCGTGTTCGTCATCGTTCCGATCATCGGGGCGTTCTACTACTCCTTCAACGACTACGACTTGCTGACCGCGCCCGAATTCGAGGGATTGAAGAACTACCGGCTGCTCGGCAAGGAGCCGCGCCTGTTTCCCGCGATTCGCAACACCGTCTTCTTCGCCTTCGGGACCGTTCCGGCCGGGGTGATAACGTCGCTGCTTCTGGCGGTGTTGGTCAATCGCGCCATCCGCGGCATCTACTTCTTCCGGGCCATGTTCTACATGCCGGTGGTCTCGTCATTCGTTTCCGTCTCCCTTATTTGGCTCTGGATGTACGAGCCCCAGTTCGGGCTGGCCAACGAATTCCTCAAAGCCGTCGACCTGCCGACCTCGAAGTGGCTGCGCGGGCCCGAAACCGCCCTGCTGGCCATCATCATCATGAGCATCTGGAAGAACATGGGCCTAAACATGGTCATCTACCTGGCGGGCCTGCAGGGCATACCACCGCACCTCTACGAGGCGGCCGAAATCGATGGTGCGGGAAGGATCTCGAAGCTATTCCGGATCACAATCCCGCTGCTGGCCCCCACAACATATTTCGTGGTCATCGTCTACTTCATCGGGGCCCTGCAGATGTTCGTGCAGGTGTTCATCATGGCCTGCCAGGACGCCACCGCCGGTTGCGGCGGACCGGTGGATTCGACCGTAACCATCGTGCTGCTCATCTACGAGGAAGCATTCACGAACCTGCGCATGGGATTTGCGGCCGCGCTCTCGTTCCTGCTGTTCGTGGTTATCGGGATCATCACCCTGATCAATTCGAAACTGCTCGAGTACGAGATTTCCTACTAG